The DNA sequence TACTTCGGGTTCGTCGCCGTCTCACTGCTCGCGGGCATTCTCGCGACGGTCTTCGGCCGCAAGCTCGCGGACCGCTTCGGGGCGTGGAACGGCTTCCTCCTCGCCGCGGCGGGCTACCTCGTGGTGGTCGCGCTGGTGGCCTGGCTGATGCCGGTGGTCGACGAGGTCCCCGCGGCCTTCCCGGCGTCGACGCTCTGGCGCTTCCGGACGGCGTCGATCGGCACCCAGGCGACGCTGTGGCTCGCTCTGGGCCTGTCTTTCGGGGCCCTCGCGGAGAAGTCGCTGACCAAGAAGGCAGTCGCCACGTCCGTGGCCTGACGTGCGGGCGCGGGGGCCGGGCCGGCCCCCGCGCCTGTTCCCGTCGCCTCGCCCCCTTTATGATCTCCCCCAGGGTCGGGGGATCCGAGGGGGAAAATCATGACCGAGACGGATATCGCGGCGCCCGCGAAACGGGACGGCTTCGCCGTGGCGTCCTTGGCGACCGGGGTGCTGGGCTTCTTCGGGATCACCGCGTTGCTGGGGCTGGTCTTCGGCATCGTCGCGCTGGTCCGGATCCACCGGAGCGGCGAGCGTGGCCGCGGCTTCGCGATCGGCGGGATCGCCACGAGCGTGGCCTGGGCGATCGCCGTGCCGGTCGCCGCCGTCCTGCTGCTGGCCGCGCTGGCGAGTTCGTCGAACGCGCCGATCCTCGCGATGCAGGTCGACGACTGCTACAACGTCGCGCGCCCGGCCCAGGACGCGGCGAAGGTCTCGTGTGACGGCGACCACGACGGCCTCCTGCTCGATTCCTTCACGATGGCCGGGCCGCAGGTGCCCTACCCCGGTGACCGGAAGGTCCGGGACAGCGCGCTCAGTGTGTGCTCGGACCGGCTGAAGAGCCTGCTCGAGGACGCC is a window from the Amycolatopsis sp. NBC_00355 genome containing:
- a CDS encoding DUF4190 domain-containing protein encodes the protein MTETDIAAPAKRDGFAVASLATGVLGFFGITALLGLVFGIVALVRIHRSGERGRGFAIGGIATSVAWAIAVPVAAVLLLAALASSSNAPILAMQVDDCYNVARPAQDAAKVSCDGDHDGLLLDSFTMAGPQVPYPGDRKVRDSALSVCSDRLKSLLEDAGAVPAEPMITGYGPDEAAWAKGSRTAMCGFESHAGSWRGN